From Microcoleus sp. bin38.metabat.b11b12b14.051, one genomic window encodes:
- a CDS encoding YggT family protein, with protein sequence MSYSIGLLANTLATFLQIYLVLMIIRVLLTWFPNINLYEPPFSILTQLTDPYLNLFRSIIPPLGGIDFSPLIAFFVLQFGSEFLIGLLGNLQTAF encoded by the coding sequence ATGAGTTATTCAATAGGCCTTTTGGCAAACACGCTAGCGACATTTCTGCAAATCTATCTAGTGCTGATGATTATTAGGGTACTGTTAACTTGGTTCCCCAACATCAATTTGTACGAGCCTCCGTTTTCGATTTTGACTCAGTTAACAGATCCTTACCTGAATCTTTTTCGCTCAATTATCCCCCCCTTAGGAGGGATTGACTTTTCTCCACTGATTGCGTTTTTTGTACTTCAGTTTGGCTCGGAATTTCTGATCGGTCTTTTGGGTAACTTGCAAACCGCTTTTTAG
- a CDS encoding YkgJ family cysteine cluster protein has protein sequence MATWRCVKQCGACCYLDPTERPDLDEYLSTDELALYLTLVGDDGWCINFDKKTRECGIYADRPRFCRVDEEVFQDMYGTRPTELNDFAIDCCLEHIEDMYGDRSLEMIRFHSEVGIIALPDN, from the coding sequence ATGGCTACTTGGCGTTGCGTAAAGCAGTGCGGTGCTTGTTGTTACCTAGACCCAACAGAACGCCCTGACTTAGACGAGTATTTATCTACAGACGAATTAGCTCTCTACTTGACCTTAGTGGGAGATGACGGTTGGTGTATAAACTTTGACAAAAAAACGAGGGAATGCGGAATTTATGCCGATCGCCCGCGCTTTTGTCGGGTAGACGAGGAAGTGTTTCAGGATATGTACGGGACCCGGCCGACGGAGTTGAACGATTTTGCGATCGACTGCTGTTTGGAGCACATTGAAGATATGTATGGCGATCGATCTTTGGAGATGATTCGCTTCCACTCTGAAGTCGGAATTATCGCCTTACCCGACAACTAA
- a CDS encoding Uma2 family endonuclease: MMQAQTIPKTVTFDEFATWYPENSVHRYELHNGVIVEMPLGTGRHSRVTGFISLKVGVEIDRRELPYSIPGDCLLKPTRDEAGYQPDVIVLDQASLANEPRWERESIIMMGSSVRLAVEVVSTNWRDDYFFKASDYEEMGIPEYWIVDYLGLGGRKFIGNPKQPTLSVCQLVDGEYQIKQFRGDDRVESLAFPELRLTAELIFRAGLPPSSDSDEPG; the protein is encoded by the coding sequence ATGATGCAAGCCCAAACAATCCCCAAAACAGTCACTTTTGACGAGTTCGCGACCTGGTATCCAGAGAACTCAGTTCATCGCTACGAACTACACAATGGAGTAATTGTCGAAATGCCTCTAGGAACTGGCCGCCATTCTCGTGTTACAGGTTTTATCAGCTTAAAAGTAGGAGTTGAAATTGACCGACGCGAATTACCCTACTCCATCCCTGGTGACTGCCTGCTTAAACCCACTCGTGATGAGGCAGGTTATCAGCCCGATGTGATTGTCCTAGACCAAGCATCTCTGGCAAACGAACCGCGCTGGGAAAGGGAATCCATCATCATGATGGGTTCTTCGGTACGGCTGGCTGTAGAGGTCGTCAGCACGAACTGGCGCGATGATTATTTTTTCAAAGCTTCTGACTATGAAGAAATGGGCATCCCTGAATATTGGATTGTGGACTATTTGGGTTTAGGCGGCCGCAAGTTCATTGGCAATCCCAAACAACCGACTCTCTCGGTTTGCCAGTTAGTAGATGGGGAGTACCAGATCAAGCAGTTTCGCGGCGATGACAGAGTTGAATCGCTGGCTTTTCCAGAATTGAGGTTGACTGCTGAGTTGATTTTTCGGGCGGGCTTGCCTCCCAGCAGCGACAGCGATGAACCGGGTTAA
- a CDS encoding photosystem II reaction center protein Ycf12: MDFLTDFLSGSVGGVNLQLIIQVALLAAVVLSGPIVIFLLAAKGGDL; this comes from the coding sequence ATGGACTTTTTAACGGATTTTTTAAGCGGCAGCGTCGGCGGTGTCAACCTCCAACTGATTATTCAGGTAGCTTTACTTGCCGCAGTCGTGCTTTCTGGCCCGATCGTGATTTTTCTGTTGGCAGCTAAAGGCGGCGACTTGTAA